From Psychroflexus torquis ATCC 700755, the proteins below share one genomic window:
- a CDS encoding ABC transporter permease, whose translation MSLIYFLLFSAIALFASIRFNFGSIDFRLADQGIFNFPYIWHFNAYFVAFLKLFLAIVIVSMVSSEYTHRTLKQNLIDGLSKKEFILSKFYGVIAFALVSTLLLFIVSLTLGLIFSDYDEIGIIFSDLEYILAYFLKLVGFFSMCLFFGILLKRSAFALGFLFLIWVFEGIVQLVVKFQAESLDFILNFLPLQAMSNLIVEPLTRLGIVKSTAVQLNSEFTKSYDVEWSAVLIVLGWSFIFIYSSWKLLQKRDL comes from the coding sequence TTGAGTCTTATTTATTTTTTACTCTTTAGTGCTATCGCTTTATTTGCTTCTATACGTTTCAACTTTGGTTCTATAGACTTTAGGCTTGCCGACCAAGGGATTTTTAACTTTCCTTACATCTGGCATTTCAACGCCTATTTCGTGGCTTTTCTAAAGTTGTTTTTAGCTATCGTAATTGTCTCTATGGTCTCTAGCGAATATACCCATAGAACCTTGAAGCAGAATTTAATAGATGGGTTGAGCAAAAAAGAATTTATCCTTTCAAAGTTTTACGGCGTTATTGCGTTTGCCTTAGTCTCTACACTTCTCTTGTTTATAGTGAGTTTAACCTTGGGATTGATATTTTCTGACTACGACGAAATCGGAATTATTTTCTCTGACTTAGAATATATTCTGGCCTATTTTCTCAAACTGGTAGGATTTTTCTCCATGTGTTTATTTTTTGGCATTCTTCTTAAGCGATCTGCCTTTGCCCTAGGCTTTTTATTTTTGATCTGGGTGTTTGAAGGTATCGTTCAGCTTGTAGTCAAGTTTCAGGCAGAGTCTTTAGATTTTATTCTTAATTTCCTCCCCCTTCAAGCCATGAGCAATCTTATTGTAGAACCCTTAACCCGATTAGGAATTGTAAAATCAACTGCAGTTCAGCTAAATTCAGAGTTTACCAAATCCTATGATGTAGAATGGTCTGCCGTTTTAATTGTACTAGGATGGAGTTTCATATTTATTTATTCCTCTTGGAAACTCCTTCAGAAAAGAGATCTTTAA
- a CDS encoding IS1595-like element ISPto1 family transposase, which yields MNIDNLKEEILSLSTLDRDNLLKDITDSLEHNQLVERASRRHILDNKMGGCPHCLHEKYVRFGVDKGSQRYKCKSCNRSFTEYTGTWMAGLQRKDMISSYLSLMVQEKSLDKISSELGINKKTAFDWRHKILASFDTKNDDDQDNFTGITESDETFFLRSEKGMEVKDRESRKRGGKSKKRGISKDQVAVIVTQDRKSTLDLSVAKLGRIGKVDIENAIGKRVIKDITILCSDAHHSYKGFAKDSETEFHIVNASKGERVKGKYHIQHVNSTHNRVKKWIENTFWGVSTKYLQQYMNWYRIKENIKSRSDRANAFVEETIALGTLKRYNQIESRYENLISTQT from the coding sequence ATGAACATAGATAATCTAAAAGAGGAAATACTATCACTATCCACTCTAGATCGTGATAATCTGTTAAAGGATATTACAGATTCACTTGAGCATAATCAATTGGTTGAGCGGGCTTCCCGTCGCCATATTTTAGATAATAAAATGGGCGGATGCCCACATTGTTTACATGAAAAATATGTTCGTTTTGGAGTTGACAAAGGCTCGCAGCGCTATAAGTGCAAGTCTTGCAATAGAAGCTTTACTGAATATACTGGCACTTGGATGGCGGGACTTCAAAGAAAGGATATGATTTCATCTTATTTAAGTCTTATGGTTCAAGAAAAAAGTTTAGATAAAATAAGTTCAGAATTAGGCATCAATAAAAAGACAGCCTTTGATTGGCGTCATAAGATATTAGCTTCATTCGATACTAAAAATGACGATGACCAAGACAACTTTACAGGTATTACAGAGAGTGACGAAACCTTTTTCCTAAGATCAGAAAAAGGTATGGAGGTAAAAGATAGGGAATCAAGAAAAAGAGGCGGTAAGTCTAAAAAGAGAGGTATAAGTAAAGATCAAGTTGCGGTAATTGTAACACAGGATAGAAAATCAACATTAGACCTTAGCGTGGCTAAACTCGGTCGAATAGGAAAAGTAGATATAGAAAATGCTATCGGTAAACGTGTTATAAAGGATATAACCATATTGTGTAGCGATGCCCATCACAGTTATAAAGGGTTTGCCAAAGATAGCGAAACAGAGTTCCACATCGTAAATGCATCAAAAGGAGAAAGAGTAAAAGGAAAGTATCACATACAACACGTTAATTCTACTCACAATAGAGTTAAAAAATGGATTGAAAATACCTTTTGGGGAGTATCAACAAAATATCTACAACAATATATGAATTGGTATCGAATAAAGGAAAATATAAAGTCTAGAAGCGATAGAGCCAACGCCTTTGTGGAAGAAACAATTGCTCTAGGTACATTGAAACGGTATAATCAAATCGAATCTAGATATGAAAACTTAATATCAACGCAGACCTAA
- a CDS encoding ABC transporter ATP-binding protein produces the protein METILQLKGLTKKFGSLTAVNNLSFDIQKGNVYGILGPNGSGKSTTLGIVLNVVNPTSGSFNWFDGTLNTHEALKKVGAIIESPNFYPSMSAEDNLKLVCKIKGIHTSRIDEVLETVNLLDRKKDHFKSYSLGMKQRLAIASALLNDPEILILDEPTNGLDPQGIHQIREIMKKIASEGMTILLASHLLDEVEKVCTHVVVIRKGVKLYSGPVDEMNATHGFFELKSESNSELKVFLENHPAIESYEEGETDIIKAILSKPYSAQLLNQESFDKDIVLTHLVQRKETLEEQFLKLTKEQ, from the coding sequence TTGGAAACCATACTTCAACTAAAAGGACTAACTAAAAAATTTGGGAGTCTTACAGCCGTTAATAATTTATCCTTCGATATTCAAAAAGGAAACGTTTATGGCATTCTTGGCCCCAATGGGAGCGGAAAATCTACAACTTTAGGCATAGTCTTAAATGTTGTAAACCCTACATCTGGCTCATTTAATTGGTTTGATGGAACTCTTAACACCCATGAAGCTCTTAAAAAAGTAGGTGCTATTATAGAAAGTCCAAACTTTTATCCAAGCATGAGTGCTGAGGACAACCTTAAATTGGTTTGCAAAATTAAAGGCATTCATACCTCAAGAATAGACGAGGTGTTGGAGACTGTAAATCTTTTGGATCGTAAAAAAGACCATTTTAAGAGTTATTCGTTAGGGATGAAACAGAGACTTGCGATTGCTTCTGCTTTGCTGAATGACCCAGAAATTCTTATTCTAGATGAGCCTACCAATGGATTAGACCCACAGGGAATCCATCAAATTCGAGAAATCATGAAAAAAATTGCCAGTGAAGGCATGACTATTCTTTTGGCCTCTCACCTGTTGGATGAGGTTGAAAAAGTCTGTACGCATGTGGTTGTGATTCGAAAAGGAGTAAAACTATATTCTGGTCCCGTGGATGAAATGAATGCCACTCATGGTTTTTTTGAATTGAAAAGCGAATCTAACAGTGAGCTCAAAGTATTTTTAGAAAATCATCCTGCTATAGAAAGTTATGAGGAAGGTGAAACGGATATCATTAAAGCGATCCTTTCAAAGCCATATAGTGCTCAATTACTAAACCAAGAGAGTTTTGATAAAGACATCGTTCTCACTCACCTTGTCCAGCGAAAAGAAACCTTGGAGGAACAATTTTTAAAACTCACCAAAGAACAATAA
- a CDS encoding M1 family metallopeptidase translates to MKKISFLFLAIGFGFLSMPSAHAQLDNNQSDFDEFMDRSGNRYRSSSGKPGPDYFQNEADYNIKVNLDPETHTVSGQLTMTYTNNSPENLEYIWMYLEQNRFTENSRGTLTTPVEGNRYNGDPLNGVKITNLQAKVKRSTSSKHLITDTRMQVFFNKPLKAKGGTAEVSMNFEFEVPVNGMDRMGRLSTENGEIYAMAQWFPQVAVFDDIEGWNVEPYLGAGEFYYDYGDFDIEITVPHNYVVVGSGELQNPKDVMSSILYDRYKKALESQETVTLISSEEIGESKMFANQSGTQTWNYEIENSRDFAFAASKAFIWDGAQFNLPSGKTGLAHSVYPIESDGQDAWSRSTEYSKASIEYYSEKWYEYPYPSAVNVAADIGGMEYPGLNFCSWKSKGSSLWGVTDHEFGHNWFPMIVGSNERRYAWMDEGFNTFINYYSTKAFNDGEYPTRLNQPRSLTGWFLGDNREGIDTYPDMANLRNLGMIAYYKPALGLVMLREYILGEERFDYAFRSYIEAWAFKHPQPIDFFNHMENAAGENLSWFFKAWFYGTGNIDLAIDSLTEEDGAYFLTVSNKGEIPMPMHMQITFEDGSTEMKSLPVEIWQRRDTWTHKFETEKPIKSIELDPTKILMDVNFSNDKWPLDIYKD, encoded by the coding sequence ATGAAAAAAATCAGTTTTCTTTTCTTAGCTATAGGATTTGGATTCTTATCTATGCCTTCAGCTCATGCTCAGCTAGACAATAATCAATCCGATTTTGATGAATTTATGGACAGGTCTGGTAACCGATACCGATCTTCCTCAGGTAAACCTGGTCCAGACTATTTTCAAAATGAAGCCGATTATAATATCAAAGTCAATTTAGACCCAGAAACTCATACTGTGTCTGGTCAGCTGACGATGACTTATACCAATAACAGTCCAGAAAATTTGGAGTACATCTGGATGTATCTAGAACAAAATAGATTTACAGAAAATTCTAGAGGAACCTTAACGACTCCCGTTGAAGGCAATCGCTACAATGGCGATCCTCTAAATGGGGTTAAAATTACAAATCTCCAAGCCAAAGTAAAGAGATCGACCTCTAGTAAGCACCTTATTACCGATACGCGTATGCAAGTGTTCTTCAATAAACCTTTGAAAGCAAAAGGTGGAACTGCTGAGGTCTCAATGAATTTTGAATTTGAAGTTCCTGTAAATGGAATGGATAGAATGGGGCGTCTAAGCACAGAGAATGGAGAAATTTACGCTATGGCCCAATGGTTTCCTCAGGTAGCCGTCTTCGATGATATTGAAGGTTGGAATGTAGAGCCTTATCTAGGAGCAGGTGAATTTTATTATGATTATGGCGATTTTGACATTGAAATTACGGTGCCTCATAATTATGTTGTTGTTGGTTCGGGTGAATTACAAAATCCTAAAGATGTGATGTCTTCTATCTTGTACGATAGATATAAAAAAGCTTTGGAGAGTCAAGAAACAGTGACTTTGATTTCTTCTGAAGAAATTGGAGAGTCAAAAATGTTTGCCAATCAAAGCGGCACTCAGACTTGGAATTATGAAATTGAAAATTCAAGAGATTTTGCATTTGCTGCTTCCAAAGCTTTTATTTGGGACGGAGCACAATTTAATCTTCCTAGTGGTAAAACAGGTTTGGCTCATTCGGTCTATCCTATTGAAAGCGATGGACAAGACGCTTGGTCTAGGTCTACAGAATATAGCAAAGCATCTATAGAATACTATTCCGAAAAATGGTATGAATATCCTTATCCATCAGCTGTCAATGTTGCAGCGGATATAGGTGGTATGGAATATCCTGGTCTTAATTTTTGCAGTTGGAAGAGTAAAGGCAGTAGTCTTTGGGGAGTTACCGATCACGAATTTGGTCACAACTGGTTCCCTATGATAGTGGGGAGTAACGAAAGACGTTATGCTTGGATGGACGAAGGCTTTAATACATTCATTAATTACTACAGTACAAAAGCTTTTAACGATGGCGAATACCCTACCCGACTGAATCAACCAAGAAGTTTAACCGGTTGGTTTTTAGGCGATAATCGAGAAGGAATTGATACCTATCCAGATATGGCTAATCTTAGAAACCTAGGAATGATAGCTTATTACAAGCCAGCACTGGGATTGGTGATGTTAAGAGAATACATTTTGGGGGAGGAGCGTTTTGATTATGCATTCAGATCTTATATTGAAGCCTGGGCCTTCAAACATCCGCAACCTATAGATTTCTTCAATCATATGGAAAATGCTGCTGGAGAAAATCTGTCTTGGTTTTTTAAAGCTTGGTTTTATGGCACAGGAAATATTGATTTAGCAATTGATTCCCTAACAGAAGAAGATGGCGCCTATTTTCTAACAGTTTCCAATAAGGGCGAGATCCCTATGCCTATGCACATGCAAATCACTTTTGAAGACGGTTCCACTGAAATGAAAAGTCTTCCTGTGGAAATATGGCAAAGAAGGGACACTTGGACACATAAGTTTGAAACTGAGAAACCTATAAAATCCATTGAACTTGATCCTACAAAGATCTTGATGGACGTTAATTTCTCTAATGATAAATGGCCTTTAGATATCTATAAAGATTGA
- the fabD gene encoding ACP S-malonyltransferase gives MKAYIFPGQGAQFTGMGKDLYNSSEKARALFHQANDILGFDISKIMFEGSAADLKETKVTQPAVFLHSVILSKVLGTSFQPDMVAGHSLGEFSALVANGTLEFEDALRLVHKRALAMQRACEINPSTMAAVIGLEDKVVEDVCKTIEGIVVPANYNCPEQLVISGTHHAVEKACEALKEKGAKRAMMLPVGGAFHSPLMESAREELAKAIESTPFQTPKCPVYQNVTTTAVSDPEEIKINLIKQLTAPVKWTQTMRQMLADGATDFTEVGPGKVLQGLLKKVDRQVTAESISGL, from the coding sequence ATGAAAGCATATATATTTCCAGGACAAGGCGCTCAGTTTACAGGCATGGGTAAAGATCTTTATAATTCGTCTGAAAAAGCTAGAGCTCTATTTCACCAAGCCAACGACATTCTTGGCTTTGATATTTCCAAAATCATGTTTGAAGGCTCCGCAGCGGACTTGAAAGAAACTAAAGTCACTCAACCTGCAGTCTTTCTTCACTCCGTCATCTTAAGTAAAGTCTTAGGTACATCGTTTCAACCCGATATGGTCGCCGGACACTCTTTAGGTGAATTTTCAGCCTTGGTCGCTAACGGGACTTTAGAGTTTGAAGATGCCTTAAGACTGGTCCATAAGCGAGCTTTGGCGATGCAAAGAGCCTGTGAAATCAATCCATCTACCATGGCCGCAGTAATTGGTCTAGAGGACAAAGTAGTAGAAGATGTCTGCAAAACCATAGAAGGTATCGTCGTTCCTGCTAACTATAACTGTCCTGAGCAATTGGTGATTTCAGGGACTCATCACGCTGTAGAAAAAGCCTGTGAAGCTTTAAAAGAAAAAGGTGCAAAACGAGCTATGATGCTTCCTGTAGGTGGAGCTTTTCACTCTCCTCTCATGGAATCTGCTAGAGAAGAACTTGCTAAAGCGATAGAGTCAACGCCCTTCCAGACTCCAAAATGTCCTGTGTATCAAAATGTAACGACCACTGCAGTATCTGATCCTGAGGAGATCAAAATCAATTTGATCAAACAATTAACCGCCCCCGTCAAATGGACACAAACCATGCGACAGATGCTTGCCGATGGCGCCACAGACTTTACAGAAGTAGGCCCTGGAAAAGTTTTACAAGGCTTGTTGAAGAAAGTGGATAGACAAGTCACTGCGGAAAGTATTTCTGGACTTTAA
- a CDS encoding GIY-YIG nuclease family protein, which produces MKIYYVYILKCSDDSFYTGMTNDLERRFEEHRYGHNKLAYTFNKRPLELKFFETFNDVDQAFYFERKIKKWSKAKKQALIDQNWDRLKDLSICRNDTHYSNKK; this is translated from the coding sequence ATGAAAATTTATTACGTTTACATCCTCAAATGTTCAGATGATAGTTTTTACACTGGAATGACGAATGATCTAGAACGAAGGTTTGAAGAGCATCGTTATGGACATAACAAACTAGCATACACGTTTAATAAGCGCCCTTTAGAACTCAAGTTTTTTGAAACATTCAACGACGTTGATCAAGCATTCTATTTTGAGAGAAAAATCAAAAAATGGAGCAAAGCAAAAAAGCAAGCCTTAATCGATCAGAACTGGGATAGATTAAAAGATCTTTCGATATGTAGAAATGACACTCATTATTCAAATAAGAAATAG
- a CDS encoding anthranilate synthase component I, which yields MSYSLKTTHQKLLADTFTPVSAYLKIRDRYPNSLLLESSDYHTNDNSFSYICCNPIAHFKVENERIELKYPDGSYKHIDIDAEVNVTDELQKYLAEYDVEEQDFKFLTQGLFGFTTYDAVRYFEKLTIDKSKSKLNLPDMLYNVFQNVIVINHFNDEAYIFDHSYDGSSRLSELKSLLKNQNYTEYDFELDGKEESNITDEEFMASVSKAKVHCQRGDVFQMVMSRRFSQGFKGDEFNVYRKLRSINPSPYLFYFDFGDYKIFGSSPEAHLVVQDGKAEIHPIAGTFKRTGNDQDDAAMALKLSEDAKENSEHVMLVDLARNDLSRNGKKVKVETYKEVQYFSHVIHLVSKVTAEVKQEDSLKLLGDTFPAGTLSGAPKHNAMTLIESYENISREAYGGAIGVIDFKGNMNQAIIIRSFVSKDLKLYYQAGAGVVSDSTEENELQEVINKLGALRKALDH from the coding sequence ATGAGTTATTCACTTAAAACCACTCACCAAAAGCTTCTGGCCGATACCTTTACGCCAGTAAGTGCCTACCTAAAGATAAGGGATAGATACCCGAATTCTCTTCTTTTGGAAAGTAGCGATTACCATACCAACGATAACAGCTTCAGTTATATCTGTTGTAATCCTATTGCCCATTTCAAGGTTGAAAATGAACGGATAGAACTCAAGTATCCTGATGGCAGCTATAAACATATCGATATTGATGCTGAGGTAAATGTTACCGATGAGCTTCAAAAGTATTTGGCTGAATACGACGTAGAAGAACAAGATTTTAAATTTCTAACGCAAGGTCTTTTTGGCTTTACCACTTACGATGCGGTACGGTATTTTGAGAAACTGACAATCGATAAGAGCAAGTCCAAACTCAACTTACCTGATATGCTTTACAATGTCTTTCAAAATGTGATTGTAATCAATCATTTCAATGATGAGGCTTATATTTTTGACCATAGTTATGATGGATCTAGTCGCCTTTCAGAATTGAAATCTTTGCTAAAGAATCAAAATTATACCGAATATGATTTTGAATTAGATGGTAAAGAAGAATCCAATATTACTGATGAAGAATTTATGGCTTCTGTGAGCAAAGCGAAGGTGCACTGCCAACGTGGGGATGTTTTTCAAATGGTGATGTCAAGACGATTTTCTCAAGGTTTTAAAGGCGACGAATTTAATGTATATCGCAAATTGAGAAGCATCAACCCAAGTCCATATTTGTTTTACTTCGATTTTGGTGACTATAAAATTTTTGGAAGTTCTCCGGAAGCCCATTTGGTGGTTCAAGATGGAAAAGCAGAGATACACCCTATTGCTGGGACTTTTAAGCGGACTGGGAATGATCAAGACGATGCTGCTATGGCCTTGAAATTGTCTGAAGATGCTAAAGAAAACTCTGAACATGTGATGCTGGTGGATTTAGCCAGAAACGATTTAAGCCGAAATGGGAAAAAGGTCAAGGTAGAAACCTATAAAGAGGTGCAATATTTTTCGCACGTGATTCACTTGGTGAGTAAAGTAACGGCGGAGGTAAAGCAAGAAGACAGCTTAAAGCTCCTTGGCGACACCTTTCCTGCTGGAACGCTAAGCGGCGCACCAAAACACAATGCGATGACTTTAATCGAGAGCTACGAAAACATAAGCCGTGAAGCTTATGGCGGAGCTATAGGGGTTATTGATTTTAAAGGGAATATGAACCAAGCGATTATTATCCGCAGTTTTGTGAGCAAAGATTTGAAATTATATTACCAAGCGGGAGCAGGAGTCGTGAGCGACAGTACAGAAGAAAATGAATTACAAGAAGTCATCAACAAACTTGGAGCTTTGCGTAAAGCTCTAGACCACTAA
- a CDS encoding anthranilate synthase component II encodes MKKILVIDNYDSFVYNLVHYLEEFDADVTVKRNDEVSLEEVESYDKILLSPGPGIPDEAGQLKAIIKAYAHQKPMLGVCLGQQAIMEVFGGELFNLDKVHHGVASEIKTLVDDEILYKDLPKVMMVGRYHSWVVKPELPDCLMATSIDEQGQIMSLRHREFDVRGVQFHPESVLTPEGKQMIKNWIES; translated from the coding sequence ATGAAAAAAATATTAGTTATAGATAATTATGATTCTTTTGTGTACAACTTGGTGCATTATTTGGAAGAATTTGATGCAGACGTGACTGTTAAGCGAAACGATGAGGTCAGTCTAGAAGAGGTGGAGTCTTATGATAAAATCTTACTCTCTCCTGGTCCTGGTATTCCTGACGAAGCTGGCCAGCTGAAGGCGATCATAAAAGCCTATGCTCACCAGAAACCAATGTTAGGTGTTTGCCTTGGTCAACAAGCTATCATGGAAGTTTTTGGTGGTGAGTTATTTAATTTAGACAAGGTACACCATGGCGTGGCTTCTGAAATTAAAACCCTAGTAGACGATGAAATTCTATACAAGGATTTGCCTAAAGTTATGATGGTAGGGCGTTATCATTCTTGGGTCGTTAAGCCTGAATTGCCAGACTGTCTTATGGCAACATCCATCGATGAGCAGGGACAAATCATGTCGTTACGCCACAGAGAATTTGACGTGAGAGGGGTTCAGTTTCACCCTGAGTCGGTACTGACTCCAGAAGGAAAACAAATGATTAAAAACTGGATCGAAAGCTAA
- the trpD gene encoding anthranilate phosphoribosyltransferase codes for MKYILNRLIQQEQLSKDEAKEALLQISNGDFSDLQIASFLTVFMMRSISVEELEGFRDALLELCIPVDFQGETLMDLCGTGGDGQNTFNVSTAASFVVAAMDVKVAKHGNYGVSSVSGSSNVLEAMGIKFSNEQGFLDSCMEKANIAILHAPLFHPAMKNVAPIRQSLALKTFFNMLGPMVNPARPDLQLVGVYDLELLRKYQYLYQKTSKTYCILHDLNQYDEISLTAKTKCVTNSKEIFLSAEDFGVLPVSKEEIYGGDTVKAAADIFYQILSGKGTVAQNHVVCANAAAAISTAEPVAISDAFIEAKAILEGGKALEVLNQLKTISQS; via the coding sequence ATGAAATATATACTCAATCGCTTAATCCAACAGGAACAGCTTTCTAAAGATGAAGCCAAAGAAGCTCTATTACAGATTTCTAACGGCGATTTTAGTGATTTACAAATCGCCTCTTTTCTAACTGTTTTTATGATGCGAAGCATCAGTGTGGAGGAACTTGAGGGCTTTCGCGATGCCTTGCTCGAGCTTTGTATTCCTGTAGATTTTCAAGGAGAAACCCTTATGGATTTGTGTGGTACTGGTGGTGATGGTCAAAACACCTTCAATGTGTCTACAGCGGCTTCGTTTGTAGTGGCTGCGATGGATGTAAAAGTTGCTAAACACGGTAACTACGGGGTATCTTCGGTGAGCGGAAGCTCTAACGTTTTGGAGGCGATGGGCATCAAATTTTCCAACGAACAAGGCTTTTTAGATTCTTGTATGGAGAAAGCCAATATTGCCATTCTTCATGCACCGCTGTTTCATCCCGCTATGAAAAACGTAGCACCTATCCGGCAGTCCTTAGCCCTAAAGACATTTTTTAATATGTTAGGACCTATGGTGAATCCCGCTCGTCCAGACTTGCAATTAGTTGGAGTTTATGATTTGGAGCTCTTGAGAAAGTACCAATACCTCTACCAAAAAACGTCTAAGACCTATTGCATTCTGCATGATCTCAACCAGTATGATGAGATTTCGTTGACGGCGAAAACCAAATGCGTGACCAATTCCAAAGAAATCTTTCTTTCTGCTGAAGATTTTGGAGTATTACCAGTGTCGAAAGAAGAGATTTATGGCGGTGATACGGTTAAAGCTGCTGCCGATATTTTCTATCAAATCCTGAGCGGAAAAGGGACGGTCGCACAAAATCATGTGGTATGTGCCAATGCTGCAGCGGCTATTTCCACTGCAGAGCCTGTAGCGATAAGTGACGCCTTTATAGAAGCTAAAGCTATTTTGGAAGGTGGTAAAGCTTTAGAAGTATTAAATCAACTAAAAACCATAAGTCAGTCATGA
- the trpC gene encoding indole-3-glycerol phosphate synthase TrpC, which yields MKRILEEIIEYQYAVVKHKKLSMPVEVLKAFPEFSRPTRSLKSAVVNSELGIISEFKRRSPSKEAIHLKADVMEIAQAYEQMGATGISILTNQRYFGGSLEDLQLAKSVCDLPLLRKDFMVDVYQVYEAKAYGADAILLIANALPAQKLEELAILAHNLGLEVLYEIHEAEEIHKLSESLIDLIGVNNRNLQTFEVSLQQGLDMLPHLPTDLLKISESGIQDESTIKRLIEQGFNGVLVGEFFMKQHKYSKS from the coding sequence ATGAAGCGGATTTTAGAAGAAATTATAGAGTACCAATACGCAGTAGTCAAACATAAGAAACTCAGTATGCCAGTGGAGGTTTTAAAAGCCTTCCCTGAGTTTTCTAGACCTACACGAAGCTTGAAGTCAGCAGTGGTAAATTCAGAATTGGGGATCATTTCAGAATTTAAGAGACGCTCACCAAGTAAAGAAGCCATCCATCTAAAAGCAGATGTTATGGAGATTGCTCAAGCTTATGAACAGATGGGTGCAACAGGCATTTCAATTTTAACCAATCAGCGTTATTTTGGAGGGAGTCTGGAAGATTTGCAATTGGCAAAATCGGTTTGTGACTTGCCTTTGTTGCGTAAAGATTTTATGGTCGATGTTTATCAGGTTTATGAAGCTAAAGCCTATGGTGCCGATGCTATTTTATTAATAGCAAATGCTCTGCCAGCTCAAAAACTAGAAGAATTAGCAATTTTGGCCCATAATTTAGGTTTAGAAGTCCTTTATGAAATTCATGAAGCAGAAGAAATCCATAAATTATCGGAATCGCTTATCGACCTGATTGGAGTGAACAATCGGAATCTTCAGACTTTTGAGGTGTCACTTCAGCAAGGCTTAGACATGTTGCCACATTTACCAACAGATCTTCTAAAGATCTCCGAAAGTGGGATACAAGATGAGAGTACTATCAAACGTCTTATCGAACAAGGCTTTAACGGTGTCTTAGTGGGTGAGTTTTTTATGAAACAACATAAATATAGCAAATCATGA
- a CDS encoding phosphoribosylanthranilate isomerase translates to MKIKVCGMKDAVNIEAISHLEVDYLGFIFYKASPRYAETPVYLPENIRKVGVFVNETQESILEKVKQFGLDIIQLHGHETPSFCEGLSESLAKKGHPKVELWKVFSIKTPEDFEGMEAYSFYVNKYLLDTKGQYRGGNGQKFDWQMLYQKDFSKPVMLSGGIGPEDAEAVVKLYQDGIIEGVDVNSGFEDEPGLKNKIAIKEFIKTIRTYEQV, encoded by the coding sequence ATGAAGATAAAGGTATGTGGAATGAAAGACGCCGTAAACATTGAGGCGATCAGTCACTTGGAGGTAGATTACTTAGGTTTTATATTTTACAAAGCCTCCCCTCGGTATGCAGAGACTCCAGTTTACCTTCCGGAAAATATCCGAAAGGTGGGAGTGTTCGTCAACGAAACTCAAGAATCAATTTTGGAGAAAGTCAAGCAATTTGGTTTGGATATCATTCAGCTCCATGGTCACGAAACCCCTTCGTTTTGCGAAGGTCTTTCGGAATCTTTAGCTAAAAAAGGACATCCTAAGGTTGAACTTTGGAAGGTGTTTTCGATCAAAACTCCAGAGGATTTTGAAGGAATGGAGGCTTATAGTTTTTATGTCAATAAGTATCTACTGGACACCAAAGGACAATATAGAGGCGGTAATGGACAAAAATTCGATTGGCAAATGCTTTATCAGAAGGACTTCTCAAAACCCGTGATGTTAAGCGGAGGGATAGGGCCTGAGGATGCCGAAGCGGTTGTAAAACTGTATCAAGATGGTATAATAGAAGGCGTAGATGTTAATAGTGGCTTTGAAGACGAACCCGGACTTAAAAATAAAATAGCAATAAAAGAATTCATTAAAACCATTAGAACTTATGAGCAAGTATAG